From Vespula vulgaris chromosome 11, iyVesVulg1.1, whole genome shotgun sequence, the proteins below share one genomic window:
- the LOC127067646 gene encoding glycoprotein-N-acetylgalactosamine 3-beta-galactosyltransferase 1, which produces MVQQRFPSFDGGRSGRRFVITLSAGTVIGFLTACLLFSSAGEISNIFTRIPGSSALIRDPHHYSELEPEVGPDVEVKFHSDNEDFHKGEDKVAQILAKKVRVLCWIMTGPKNHQSKARHVKATWGKRCNILLFMSSAEDLSLPTVVLPVKEGRDNLWAKTKEAFKYAYEKYKDQVDWFMKADDDTYVVVENLRYMLSSYNPSMPLYFGCRFKPFVKQGYMSGGAGYVVSKEGLRKFVTEGLPDKTKCRADNGGAEDVEMGKCLEKIGVRAMDTRDSHGRGRFFPFVPEHHLIPNHVDKNFWYWKYIYYDTKDGLDCCSDSAISFHYVSPNMMYVLEYLIYHLRPYGINHGLKNPLPEMPSTLTEY; this is translated from the exons atggTTCAGCAACGATTTCCAAGTTTTGAtg GTGGACGAAGTGGACGCCGTTTCGTCATAACTCTCTCAGCTGGCACAGTCATTGGCTTTTTAACAGCGtgccttcttttctcttctgctggagaaatatctaatatatttacacgAATTCCTGGGAGTTCTGCTTTGATAAGGGATCCGCATCATTATTCAGAACTCGAGCCAGAG GTAGGGCCTGATGTAGAAGTAAAATTTCATAGTGATAATGAAGATTTTCATAAAGGAGAAGATAAGGTAGCACAAATATTAGCTAAGAAAGTTCGTGTTCTTTGTTGGATTATGACCGGCCCAAAAAATCATCAAAGCAAGGCTCGGCATGTAAAAGCCACATGGGGAAAGCGctgtaatattcttttattcatgAGTTCTGCAGAAG ATCTAAGTTTACCCACCGTAGTACTGCCAGTAAAAGAGGGCAGAGATAATCTGTGGGCTAAAACCAAAGAAGCATTTAAATATGCTTATGAAAAGTACAAAGATCAAGTAGATTGGTTCATGAAGGCTGACGATGACAC GTACGTTGTGGTTGAAAATCTACGTTACATGCTATCGTCTTACAACCCAAGTATGCCATTGTATTTTGGATGTAGATTTAAACCTTTTGTAAAGCAAGGATATATGAGCGGAGGTGCTGGATACGTAGTTAGCAAAGAAGGTCTTCGTAAATTTGTAACTGAAGGTCTTCCTGACAAAACCAAGTGTCGTGCTGATAATGGTGGTGCAGAGGATGTTGAAATGGGAAAGTGTCTAGAAAAAATTGGTGTTCGCGCGATGGATACTAGAGACTCGCATGGTCGTGGAAGGTTCTTTCCATTTGTGCCAGAGCATCATTTGATACCTAATCATGtggataaaaatttttggTACTGGAAATACATCTATTATGACACCAAAGATGGACTCGATTGTTGTTCTGATAGTGCGATATCATTTCATTATGTTTCGCCGAATATGATGTATGttcttgaatatttaatatatcactTAAGACCATATGGCATTAACCATGGCTTGAAGAATCCTTTGCCAGAGATGCCATCTACGTTGACCGAATACTAG
- the LOC127067647 gene encoding thioredoxin domain-containing protein 15 encodes MYILERRLSLFMLVLASIISVFGQTDECAVQIKSEDNLSDNDVTAIQEVLEPTTNVSLENSSVPSTTKVNCLTDKTYGPVELVNATRFMELLILEPGPSNRTRNDKDGRQQPGTCVLVLFYARWCVFSSQAAPHFNALPRSFPHIKCIAIDAIRHQSFNAQYGIVGVPTLMLVHNGKPVAKFNSTVYTLELFAKFITHLTMFQTSGSLFVTSADFSGPVPSTPSNETDYCLVLSWVFIAACTLYFTSKSRWWQQFIELVQNTWRESNAQHEHVD; translated from the exons ATGTATATTTTAGAAAGAAGATTAAGTTTATTTATGCTAGTACTAG cTTCGATAATAAGTGTATTCGGACAGACTGACGAATGTGCTGTACAAATAAAATCTGAGGATAATCTCTCTGATAATGATGTAACTGCTATTCAAGAAGTTTTAGAACCAACGACGAATGTATCATTAGAAAATAGTTCTGTACCTAGTACAACAAAAGTAAATTGTTTAACCGACAAGACTTATGGACCGGTGGAA tTAGTCAACGCAACAAGATTTATGGAATTGCTGATCTTAGAACCTGGACCGTCAAACCGAACTAGAAATGACAAGGATGGTAGACAACAACCAGGAACATGCGTATTAGTTTTGTTTTATGCAAGATGGTGTGTTTTCAGTAGTCAAGCAGCACCACATTTCAATGCATTACCAAGATCATTTCCTCACATAAAATGTATAGCTATAGATGCAATAAGACATCAAAg cTTTAATGCACAATATGGAATAGTAGGAGTACCAACATTGATGCTAGTACATAATGGAAAACCTGTAGCTAAATTTAATAGCACTGTTTACACTCTGGAGTTATTTGCAAAATTTATTACACATCTTACAATGTTTCAAACAAGTGGTTCTTTATTTGTTACATCTGCAGATTTTAGTGGTCCAGTACCTAGCACACCTTCCAATGAAACCGATTATTGTTTAGTACTATCTTGGGTTTTTATTGCTGCATGTACTTTATATTTCACATCAAAAAGCAGATGGTGGCAACAGTTCATTGAATTAGTTCAAAATACATGGCGAGAAAGTAACGCACAGCACGAGCATgtagattaa
- the LOC127067639 gene encoding zinc finger protein 135-like isoform X1 — protein sequence MGSLNLICPMCCGETFNDPQSLKYHLLSMTDNLYCPGCSQRSDSVMALIQHLDRCGQDSEQEIHQVNKENMEQETSKETVTASEVLMDTNIEQINQTFLATVNNSGIMIVGGSETIQVDENGDIKVIEKMDTDKSQVDHNSLDFNMTEKLNSIINETVEESSTSNSLVTPSTSGIEDKSADKNIITILSSSSELLVGDTSTLINLDHINDVGEINDPALLRVKQEICELEPEAVYSCTSCDMSFNSVLEHIKQYHDGQEVLLEMAEPLDELPSVPTTSATVPSESENAINPQPETMNTLCSEECVDSEGRLYTRKVVQIEKFWDKTSTAPPTQSTKAPMIEKFFSNVEGVKVSEKTTAPTAPSKMYKCNQCSQQFTKLACFEEHICPNGNNHCDICDQAFATPNALQIHSKIHEGDTDSNQQVFLCTTCGTEFCSHKSLRLHSRMHAPVRARHVDAPEGTLDATFTCPECGKTLSESYKEAHMSLHTGDSVTCTICNRKFDSADSLAMHAAVHNELSQSQSPTPPVVNEVSESVETQKPYQCQHCGRRFTRPHEKVKHERIHTGEKPHVCEVCGKTFRVSYCLTLHMRTHTGVRPYGCQHCGKRFKASSVYNHHLLTHGEERAYTCPYCPKTFKTRVQLAGHKNSHTKPFRCTECSRPFASLYAARAHIQTHKKDNNLKFSCYVCGASYGRAFALKDHLKQHGQDTSIPPEPAREEEVREGDNFLFPEEDMEDDKLIIPPSVTVAQSSGAEDTD from the exons atgggaTCATTGAATCTAATTTGCCCGATGTGCTGTGGTGAAACATTTAACGATCCACAGTCTTTGAAGTACCACTTGCTCAGCATGACGGACAATTTGTATTGTCCTGGATGTTCGCAGCGTTCAGATTCGGTAATGGCGTTGATACAACATTTGGATCGATGTGGCCAAGACTCAGAACAGGAGATACATCaagttaataaagaaaatatggagCAAGAAACTTCGAAAGAAACTGTCACAGCTTCCGAAGTTTTAATG gaTACAAATATCGAGCAAATTAATCAAACCTTTTTAGCAACTGTAAATAATAGTGGTATTATGATAGTAGGAGGATCTGAAACCATTCAAGTTGATGAAAATG GAGACATTaaagtaatagaaaagatGGACACAGACAAATCACAAGTAGATCATAATTCACTGGACTTCAATATGactgaaaaattaaacagtattattaatgaaacagTAGAAGAATCTTCAACTTCAAATTCATTAGTGACTCCATCAACATCTGGCATAGAAGATAAATCAgcagataaaaatataattaccatTTTATCCAGTAGTTCTGAACTTTTGGTTGGAGATACTAGTACTTTGATAAATTTGGACCATATAAATGATGTTGGTGAAATTAATGATCCTGCATTACTTCGTGTTAAGCAGGAAATCTGTGAG CTAGAACCAGAAGCAGTTTATAGTTGTACAAGTTGTGACATGAGCTTCAATTCTGTTTTGGAACATATAAAACAGTATCATGATGGTCAAGAAGTATTGCTTGAAATGGCAGAGCCATTAGATGAGTTACCATCCGTACCTACGACTTCTGCTACTGTTCCAAGTGAATCTGAGAATGCTATTAATCCACAACCTGAAACTATGAATACCCTTTGTAGCGAAGAATGTGTAGATAGCGAAGGAAGATTATATACTAGAAAAGTTgtacaaatagaaaaattttgggATAAAACTTCAACCGCACCACCGACTCAATCCACGAAGGCGCCGATgatcgagaaatttttttctaatgtagAAGGCGTGAAG gTGAGTGAGAAAACTACAGCTCCCACTGCCCCTTCGAAAATGTACAAATGTAATCAGTGTTCGCAGCAATTTACAAAATTAGCATGTTTTGAAGAACATATATGTCCTAATGGTAATAATCATTGTGACATTTGTGATCAAGCATTTGCTACACCAAACGCATTACAAATTCATTCAAAGATACATGAAGGTGACACTGATTCTAATCAACAAGTGTTCCTATGCACTACATGTGGTACTGAGTTTTGTTCGCACAAAAGCTTACGATTGCATTCTCGAATGCATGCGCCAGTGAGAGCACGACATGTCGATGCACCAGAAGGAACTCTTGACGCAACATTTACTTGTCCTGAGTGTG GTAAAACCTTATCAGAATCGTATAAAGAAGCACACATGTCGCTGCATACAGGTGATTCCGTAACGTGTACAATATGTAATAGAAAGTTTGATTCTGCCGATAGTTTGGCGATGCACGCTGCAGTGCACAACGAATTGAGTCAGTCACAATCTCCGACTCCTCCCGTTGTAAATGAAGTAAGTGAATCTGTCGAAACACAGAAACCTTATCAATGCCAACACTGCGGTCGACGATTTACTAGACCACATGAGAAAGTAAAACACGAACGTATTCATACTGGAGAGAAGCCTCATGTTTGCGAA GTTTGTGGTAAAACCTTCCGTGTTTCATACTGCTTGACATTACATATGAGGACGCATACAGGAGTAAGACCATATGGATGTCAACATTGTGGCAAAAGATTTAAAGCTTCTTCAGTATATAATCATCATTTACTTACGCATGGAGAAGAGCGTGCTTATACTTGTCCTTACTGTCCCAAAACTTTTAAAACCAGAGTTCAATTAGCTGGTCATAAGAACAGTCATACAAAGCCATTCCGTTGTACTGAATGCTCCAGACCTTTCGCATCCTTATATGCAGCAAGAGCACATATCCAAACacacaaaaaagataataatttaaagttTAGTTGCTATGTCTGTGGTGCATCTTATGGCAGAGCATTTGCTTTAAAAGATCACTTGAAACAGCATGGTCAAGATACATCGATTCCACCGGAACCTGcccgagaagaagaagtacgCGAAGGCGATAACTTCTTGTTTCCAGAAGAGGATATGGAagatgataaattaattataccaCCTTCTGTAACAGTCGCACAATCTTCTGGGGCAGAAGATACAGATTAA
- the LOC127067639 gene encoding zinc finger protein 135-like isoform X2 has protein sequence MALIQHLDRCGQDSEQEIHQVNKENMEQETSKETVTASEVLMDTNIEQINQTFLATVNNSGIMIVGGSETIQVDENGDIKVIEKMDTDKSQVDHNSLDFNMTEKLNSIINETVEESSTSNSLVTPSTSGIEDKSADKNIITILSSSSELLVGDTSTLINLDHINDVGEINDPALLRVKQEICELEPEAVYSCTSCDMSFNSVLEHIKQYHDGQEVLLEMAEPLDELPSVPTTSATVPSESENAINPQPETMNTLCSEECVDSEGRLYTRKVVQIEKFWDKTSTAPPTQSTKAPMIEKFFSNVEGVKVSEKTTAPTAPSKMYKCNQCSQQFTKLACFEEHICPNGNNHCDICDQAFATPNALQIHSKIHEGDTDSNQQVFLCTTCGTEFCSHKSLRLHSRMHAPVRARHVDAPEGTLDATFTCPECGKTLSESYKEAHMSLHTGDSVTCTICNRKFDSADSLAMHAAVHNELSQSQSPTPPVVNEVSESVETQKPYQCQHCGRRFTRPHEKVKHERIHTGEKPHVCEVCGKTFRVSYCLTLHMRTHTGVRPYGCQHCGKRFKASSVYNHHLLTHGEERAYTCPYCPKTFKTRVQLAGHKNSHTKPFRCTECSRPFASLYAARAHIQTHKKDNNLKFSCYVCGASYGRAFALKDHLKQHGQDTSIPPEPAREEEVREGDNFLFPEEDMEDDKLIIPPSVTVAQSSGAEDTD, from the exons ATGGCGTTGATACAACATTTGGATCGATGTGGCCAAGACTCAGAACAGGAGATACATCaagttaataaagaaaatatggagCAAGAAACTTCGAAAGAAACTGTCACAGCTTCCGAAGTTTTAATG gaTACAAATATCGAGCAAATTAATCAAACCTTTTTAGCAACTGTAAATAATAGTGGTATTATGATAGTAGGAGGATCTGAAACCATTCAAGTTGATGAAAATG GAGACATTaaagtaatagaaaagatGGACACAGACAAATCACAAGTAGATCATAATTCACTGGACTTCAATATGactgaaaaattaaacagtattattaatgaaacagTAGAAGAATCTTCAACTTCAAATTCATTAGTGACTCCATCAACATCTGGCATAGAAGATAAATCAgcagataaaaatataattaccatTTTATCCAGTAGTTCTGAACTTTTGGTTGGAGATACTAGTACTTTGATAAATTTGGACCATATAAATGATGTTGGTGAAATTAATGATCCTGCATTACTTCGTGTTAAGCAGGAAATCTGTGAG CTAGAACCAGAAGCAGTTTATAGTTGTACAAGTTGTGACATGAGCTTCAATTCTGTTTTGGAACATATAAAACAGTATCATGATGGTCAAGAAGTATTGCTTGAAATGGCAGAGCCATTAGATGAGTTACCATCCGTACCTACGACTTCTGCTACTGTTCCAAGTGAATCTGAGAATGCTATTAATCCACAACCTGAAACTATGAATACCCTTTGTAGCGAAGAATGTGTAGATAGCGAAGGAAGATTATATACTAGAAAAGTTgtacaaatagaaaaattttgggATAAAACTTCAACCGCACCACCGACTCAATCCACGAAGGCGCCGATgatcgagaaatttttttctaatgtagAAGGCGTGAAG gTGAGTGAGAAAACTACAGCTCCCACTGCCCCTTCGAAAATGTACAAATGTAATCAGTGTTCGCAGCAATTTACAAAATTAGCATGTTTTGAAGAACATATATGTCCTAATGGTAATAATCATTGTGACATTTGTGATCAAGCATTTGCTACACCAAACGCATTACAAATTCATTCAAAGATACATGAAGGTGACACTGATTCTAATCAACAAGTGTTCCTATGCACTACATGTGGTACTGAGTTTTGTTCGCACAAAAGCTTACGATTGCATTCTCGAATGCATGCGCCAGTGAGAGCACGACATGTCGATGCACCAGAAGGAACTCTTGACGCAACATTTACTTGTCCTGAGTGTG GTAAAACCTTATCAGAATCGTATAAAGAAGCACACATGTCGCTGCATACAGGTGATTCCGTAACGTGTACAATATGTAATAGAAAGTTTGATTCTGCCGATAGTTTGGCGATGCACGCTGCAGTGCACAACGAATTGAGTCAGTCACAATCTCCGACTCCTCCCGTTGTAAATGAAGTAAGTGAATCTGTCGAAACACAGAAACCTTATCAATGCCAACACTGCGGTCGACGATTTACTAGACCACATGAGAAAGTAAAACACGAACGTATTCATACTGGAGAGAAGCCTCATGTTTGCGAA GTTTGTGGTAAAACCTTCCGTGTTTCATACTGCTTGACATTACATATGAGGACGCATACAGGAGTAAGACCATATGGATGTCAACATTGTGGCAAAAGATTTAAAGCTTCTTCAGTATATAATCATCATTTACTTACGCATGGAGAAGAGCGTGCTTATACTTGTCCTTACTGTCCCAAAACTTTTAAAACCAGAGTTCAATTAGCTGGTCATAAGAACAGTCATACAAAGCCATTCCGTTGTACTGAATGCTCCAGACCTTTCGCATCCTTATATGCAGCAAGAGCACATATCCAAACacacaaaaaagataataatttaaagttTAGTTGCTATGTCTGTGGTGCATCTTATGGCAGAGCATTTGCTTTAAAAGATCACTTGAAACAGCATGGTCAAGATACATCGATTCCACCGGAACCTGcccgagaagaagaagtacgCGAAGGCGATAACTTCTTGTTTCCAGAAGAGGATATGGAagatgataaattaattataccaCCTTCTGTAACAGTCGCACAATCTTCTGGGGCAGAAGATACAGATTAA
- the LOC127067640 gene encoding ESF1 homolog, with the protein MDTIITDKRFAHITRDPKFKRIPKIGRKIKIDKRFQSMFKDKKFSIKYTIDKRGKRINQTSTENLRKYYELTSSEDEAAAPEASSKTKKARKKGILKRSNGEAENEGVVHQKDDSNEYISDQDNLISIKSKESTSVDINTDNSSDTTDLDSDLRENEKQLHIKSKDENLKLTDQVKERLQDLSVNYARGEGVLLTDSSSDEESSEYSDESEDIEHRWGELDKDAETTEESTHRLAICNMDWDRIRAVDLMVLFNSFLPSGGLIYSIKIYPSEFGLQRMKEEEIKGPVELVNNKTEEIHSKSDNEEGSDYHMEKLRRYQLNRLKYYYAVLECDSVETANKIYTECDGIEYESTATKLDLRFIPNDMTFDQEPREVCTELPELSKYQPRQFTTTALQQVKVELTWDETNLEREEIANKLNSGKINEINENDLQAYLANATSDDDTDKESGQNNTRETENQDDPNASNDPIEKYKSLLKQLDKDEEAKKKKDVELEFTWGIGTKEKAEKLVKEKLNKDEDLTPFEEYLAKRKAKQKARKEELKKFKELRDDNILTSGDSDIDSSKERNGQLRYKKQKIPEENNDVNSSTEDGETKRADELELLLMDETETENKKHFNMKKIEANTDLSKSKRKRLKKKQNLQEIEKDDFEVNVKDTRFAALYTSHYFNIDPADPHYRKTKGTEALIQEKLKRRAEDIPVNETENGKKPFKINKKLDVELQALVKSIKRNTNTKY; encoded by the exons ATGGATACCATAATTACTGATAAACGCTTTGCGCATATTACCAGAGATCCTAAATTTAAACGGATTCCAAAAATTGgacgtaaaattaaaatagataagaGATTTCAAAGTatgtttaaagataaaaaattttcaataaagtaTACAATTGATAAACGTGGAAAACGTATTAACCAAACTTCAACGGAAAATCTTAGGAAATATTATGAACTAACTAGTAGTGAAGACGAAGCTGCTGCACCTGAAGCTAGttccaaaacaaaaaaggctagaaagaaaggaatactGAAGCGTAGTAATGGAGAAGCAGAAAATGAGGGTGTGGTCCACCAGAAAGACGAttcaaacgaatatatttctgATCAAGATAActtaatatctataaaatcaAAGGAAAGTACGAGTGTAGATATAAATACTGATAACTCATCAGATACAACTGATTTAGATTCAGAtttgagagaaaatgaaaaacaattacatataaaaagtaaagatgaaaatttaaaacTAACAGATcaagtgaaagaaagattacAAGATCTTTCTGTTAATTATGCTAGAGGTGAAGGAGTTTTATTAACTGATAGTTCTTCCGATGAAGAAAGTTCCGAGTACAGTG ATGAAAGTGAAGACATAGAACATCGTTGGGGTGAATTAGATAAAGATGCGGAAACGACAGAAGAAAGCACTCATCGATTAGCTATCTGCAATATGGATTGGGATAGAATACGCGCTGTGGATTTAATGGTtctatttaattcatttttacccAGTGGTGGccttatttattctattaag ATTTATCCATCAGAATTTGGTTTACAAcgtatgaaagaagaagaaataaaaggaccGGTAGAATtggttaataataaaacagaagAAATTCATAGTAAAAGTGAT AATGAAGAGGGCTCAGATTATCATATggaaaaattaagaagataTCAATTAAACCgattaaagtattattatgCAGTGTTGGAATGTGATTCCGTAGAAACAGCAAACAAAATTTACACCGAGTGTGATGGTATTGAATACGAATCCACAGCAACAAAATTAGATTTAAGATTTATACCAAATGACATGACATTCGATCAG gAACCTCGAGAAGTATGTACTGAATTACCGGAACTTTCAAAATATCAACCACGTCAATTTACAACTACTGCATTGCAACAAGTGAAGGTAGAATTAACTTGGGATGAAACAAAtctagaaagagaagaaatagcgAATAAGCTTAATTCTggaaaaattaacgaaataaatgaaaatgatttacaAGCCTATTTAGCAAATGCAACTAGTGATGATGATACAG ACAAGGAAAGTGGACAAAATAATACACGTGAAACAGAAAATCAAGATGATCCAAATGCATCTAATGATCCCATTGAGAAATATAAGTCCTTATTGAAACAGTTAGACAAAGATGaagaagcgaagaaaaaaaaagatgttgaATTAGAATTTACATGGGGTATAGGAACGAAGGAGAAAGCAGAAAAATTGGtcaaagaaaaactaaataagGACGAAGATTTGACTCCCTTCGAAGAATATTTAGCAAAGCGAAAGGCCAAACagaaagcaagaaaggaagaattaaagaaatttaaggAATTACGCGACGATAATATACTGACTTCGGGAGATTCTGACATTGATTCTTCTAAGGAGAGAAATGGCCAATTACgttacaaaaaacaaaaaatacctGAAGAAAATAACGACGTGAATTCGTCTACAGAAGATGGAGAAACGAAACGTGCAGATGAATTAGAATTACTTTTAATGGATGAAACTGAGactgaaaataagaaacattttaacatgaaaaaaattgaagctAATACAGATTTATCAAAATCTAAACGTAAgagattgaagaaaaaacaaaatctacAAGAAATTGAGAAGGACGATTTTGAAGTGAACGTGAAGGACACTAGATTTGCTGCACTCTATACATCgcattatttcaatattgatcCTGCAGATCCTCATTACAGAAAAACTAAGGGCACTGAAGCGTTAAttcaagagaaattaaaaagaagagcCGAGGATATTCCAGTCAAT gAGAcggaaaatggaaagaaaccattcaaaattaataaaaaattggatGTAGAATTACAAGCGTTAGTTAAGTCTATAAAGAGAAATACTAATACTAAATACTAA